In the Acanthochromis polyacanthus isolate Apoly-LR-REF ecotype Palm Island chromosome 20, KAUST_Apoly_ChrSc, whole genome shotgun sequence genome, tgggaagTAAATGTCCTCTGATTCTGAAATGACCCCTAATTTTCACTTTAAGAGCTGCAGCGAGCATACAAATGATTAATCAGCTTGTGTAAAAGTGCCAGTGAGCCTCAGAAAGTTTGTCACATATTTAACTCTCTCCTAATTTTGCAGCCAAACTGAAGTTCAAGCTGTTCAACTTCTGCTGCCTCGATTCTCACTGAGACTGTTCACTAAAGCGCAAAGAAAATGATAAACTCTGAAAATCTAAAACAGCTGCGTGCATATAATCTTGCAGCCAAAAACTCAACCATGTGGTTAGAACATTACGAAAGCAGGTAAATACCAAATACGAGTAAAAGCATTTCAATTATACTTTTATTGGCTGTTGTGTGGCCGCCATCTGCTGGTTATCTGTAAAAGTACAACTCTGTGCTTTACCTGAGCCCACCACTAGGAGGACACTGCACTGCTTTATATGTTCCTCCCAACAGAGCTCGGAGAccataaaatacaacaaactgcAGCGTTAGGAAGCACTTTTCTCCTGATAAAGTcttgtatttttgtctgttatCTTACAGATAAAGCCACCAATACTTGAACACCATCGCAACTTGTCAGAAATATTAGAATGGTCATACTGGCTGCAACAACTGCAGCTCTTTATCAGTCACAGAGTACAAAAACACCATATAGTTGTAGATAAGAAGCCTGGAAGACAATAAGTAAACATAATAACATATTCCTATAACTATCTTAAGCACTTTTTAGAACATATAAATAATTATTGGATACAATCAAGCAAAAAATATTGAAGCTGTATCTCaaagtttaaagtttttctgcgtggaaatgacacaaacgagtgGAAAAAAGGGGCAGAAAGGGACAAGTTAGAGATATAAATAATGAATTTTAGCTAATTCTGTTGTCATGatcattattttaaataaaaagcggtgtatagagaatggatggatggatggatgttagttGTGTCaccttgtgtgtctgtttgataTATGTTGTGAATGAAATGTGATTCCTTTGAGCTGAAGACAATGATAATATCATCTATCAATAGTATTCATTCATTCCATCCTTGTGTTATGTACAAATAAAATGCCCCTCCACAAACATAAATGAGCATTTTTATTAGATTATTTGCTTTTCAATTGgcatttttattgattatttgttAATTTTAGATAAAACTGCttatgttctttaaaaaaaaaaaggtgcaattTATCAGCAGTTATCACTGGAGatttctttgtgcttttgtgcaaataaaaaattaaaatattgtcaCTTCAAAAATCCATTCCTCGCTTTAGGGGATTTGGTTGAAAAGCAGTGCCATGACTCAAGGCTGAAGACACGACTGCAAACAAAAGAAGATCACATGCTTCAGAATGCGTCAAGGCTTCGGCTGTGACAAGTGCAGCGCAGGCCAACAAGGACAATGGTAGGAGTAGTTGTATGAGACGTACTGTTCAACTCTTCAGCCAATCCGTGACTTTCATAATCACAAGAGGTCAGCGAGTGGCAGAAGTGATAAGAAGTGGCATAATCAAACAGCGACATCAAGGCTTTGAACTATGAAACATCAGGAGAGCAGGACatctcaaacaaaaaaaaaatgtttttttggccTAACCATTTATTTTGGCTGAAGAATtttcaaaaataccaaaaaaaatgttcagaaatccTTATTTGCTCAACTCGTTCGTCACTATTGTACAACTTACACACagtttatttgctttgtttgtcaCATTCTTGCAATAaatttatcatgtttttatcaaaATCTCAACATAATAGTTTCCAGCTTTTCAAAAGTATGTCACACTTTATTCCAGCaatgatgttgtttttctccGCATGAAAATGGGGTCAACTGGAAACTGTCCGAGAACAGTAAACAAGGTGAGTTTGCTTTTTAACTTTTACACGTTTATTCCCACACTAATCCTCTTTGGCAACAGGGTGTTCAGCACTTCCCCTGATATGAGGCGACCACAGAATGTTAAACATTaagctgcagctgcagactGCTCAAGGAGAGGTTGATTCAGGTAAAGGTGGGgtgatccaaaatgactggcTTCAAGTTCATTTTAATAACCTGCTAGTCAACTTTATAAGAGAACTGTTGATGAAAACAAGTTAAAAGAGGGGAAAGTGAGCTTTAAAGGGAATTGTGTTATTGAGTTAGtttgaaatttttgaaaatagaaAGGCAGAGAATTGCATGAGATCAATAATATAATTCATATATTTGTCGGTTAAACGAGAAAGTACAACCAGCAGTCTTTTAATCACATTGATACAGTTAATCAGGCTAAGTTTGAAAGTACCTGAGTTCATTAATTTCATCAAACAGCTGTAATCAGACTGTTAGTTTAGCTTTAAAGCTTTCGGTGCCACCCTATTTGCATTTCTTGTGGCTTCCTGGCTTCAGGTCTAtatataaaaatgaaactgacaATCATCTTCTAATCTAACTTTCAGAACGGAAGCAAAATAGTCACATGGctactcagtgtgtgtgtgacaataGCAGGATAACTATGATGGTGAGAAGTGTTCAGgcctacaaaataaaataacaatatatgATGCATCATTACAAAATGTGTGCATGAACATCATGAAAGGACAATAGCACACAGCTCAAGCAACTAATATGAGATGTGAATTGGGGGAATTGTGAGCCAAATAAGGCAAATAAACAGTAACATAATGTTTCTGGAATGAGCTGCAAATTGTAGCTGCTGAGCAAAACCGGCCTCGGAACAAAAAAGTGAAGATGAATGGTGAATTAAAGTGTCCTCTGCTCTGCATGCAGCCAGTGCCAGTCCTGGTGGCACCGCTCATTAACTGGGCCATGGGCAGACTTTCTCACCAAGACATTTCAACCAAAGGAGCTTCATCAGCTATTAGTCATGTGCCCGTACGACAGTGAAATCACCGCGGCTGCTCGCCTGGTGAGTTGTCCAATTATTCACAGTCTGTGAAGCAACTGCAGGATTTGTCTGTGGATGACATCATAACTAAATTCTGTCTCTGCGCCGCCGAGCTCGAAGGGAAACACGTGAGGAGCATTTTTGGACAGGCTAATTGTTCCACCTTTTAACAAAGTCACTCTGTCGCTCATTCTACACAGATGAACCCACACTGATGAGCTGCTGTGATTGGTCTAGAATGACACCTGAGTGGACAGCCGGGGATCATTTAGGATCCTCATGGCTGTTGGAACTGTGCTGTTCATGAGCACTTCTGGTGTTGCAGGCTTGAATAGAGCTTTTGTGTTAACATGCCAGACACGGGGGGGAATATCACAAACACCTATGCTGCGATCTGTACAATTGCCCTGCAACAAAATACTACCTTTATTCTGCTGATAATGTTCAGACTTTGTCAAATACAGCTGGTTTAACGGTGTGAAATGTGTTGAGATTGTGCTGTTGCGTCATTTGTTTCCAGTCTGCACAAAACTCATAAAGCAGTTCAAAATACAGCCACCATTCCTGCTGTACGTACAGTACTTATCACCTTGGTGCAATTTCCTTGAAAGAAAGATAATAAACTGAAGTCCTTTCCGTTCAAAGCGAAACAGCTATTAAAAGGTCAAAGGCAGTAATAAGATTAGCATTGGGAAGCTCACAGAGAGCTGTAGGCAGTTTATCATAACCGACGAAACAGTGAAGGCTGTACAGCACCGTGCAAAAGGTTTCGGCACTGAAAATTAAAGTGGAGATGCTCCGAAAAATAATCTCATGAACAGTTTTTATTTGGCAATTAACTTGCAAAGGGCAGAAAATCCAAAATGCATCAATATAAACAGCTCTCCTCGGTACACTTGAGTGCAGTTTTTAACTTGGCACAGTTCTTTTGTGGATCTAATCTGTTTTGGTGTCTTATGTGTCTTCATGTAATCCCAGACTGACTCCATGATGTTGGGATCAGGGTCTGTGTGCTTCACCATCTGTTGCAGCGTTGCATTTTGTTCTTTATAATGTTAGCTGCATGTTTGGGGCCATGATGCGGATTACATTCAGGCTGATGGATGTATAATGTTACCAAAGCTATGCATAGTGTTGTATATCAATGTTAAGCAGTAAATATACTCATGACTTAGAAGAGATGCTAAGAAAATGTAGGGCCATAGCCAGCAGATGGGgaacttagcttagcataaaagtGGGAAGCAGGAGAAACTGTTAGCCTGGTTCTCTCCTGAGGTACGGAATTACGCCTACCCACACCTGAAAAGCTTGTTAATCCCTGTGAAAACAACAATTCAGCAGAGCCAGGCTAGTTGTTTCCTCCCATTCCCAGTGTTTACACTGAGCCAAACTGACTGCGACATATTTACAGTACAGACATGAGAGTGGGATCAGCCTTCTCATTTACCTCAAGgcaagaaaagcagaaaaactactCCTCTAAAGAACCGCAATAAATGCAACTCACTCTCACAGAAATATAAACAGTTTAGCTTAGCTAGTAGCTCTGAATCAAGATTTGTTTATAAGCTCGACATACTCTCTGTTTTTGCCATAATACTcacagaaaaaggaaacacactGTACCGGAAAGTGTATAGGATCTGGCTATGAGCTGCTCTGAAACAGTTCCAGAGCTGAGCACTGACGAACAAAGGGGTAAGGAGATAGAATCCTGGTGCCACGCCCTCGGGCTGTAGAGTCAGGGCCTTTATGGCAACCTTTGTTAAGCTGGTTGATACACTCTATACCCCAGAAGCCCCTTTCATCTTCCATGgcacagtgagagagagagagagagagagagagagagagagagagctacTGAAAGGGTTGGGTATCCAGAAGAGTACTCACCGAAGCAGTGTTATTAGAGAAAGTAAAAAGCAGTGTTGGAGAATTCTGAAGAAGCTGTATGCAGATTATTAATCTTGCATTAAAAAGATGGATGCTGCAATGATCTATGATGCAtttatatgaaaatatttttaatttctttcttccaaatgtgcatctatgcaggaggagaaggaggaataCATGCACTGATTTTCAACACCTGAACTAGACAGAATAAACAGGATAAAGCTGAACCCGTTTTCGTCTTAATCAACCATCCGAGAGGGCGGATTAGGATGTTTCCTTTCATAATTTCACACAGGATTGAGGAAAAAATTGTCAAGCTCGAGTTTGATAGATCAATTTGCCAGCAGTTCCAGCAGGCTTTCCCCTCTCCCTTCCTATAATAAAATCCCTCCCAGTCTAACGGCATAATCTATGACACGCTTGATCTGCTATTCATTTGAAGTGTCGTAGCATCCTGCTTTATCTTCTGATGTGGCGCAGACCTCCTCATCACCAGCGCCAGCACTGTCGGTTGCTAGGAGCTATTTGCTATATGCCGAGTCATTTTCATGCTTATTATGGCCCCACATTAGCGAACATAAGACTTGTGATTTCAGccttcacattaatgcacatGTTACTGTCAGTGGAAGCACTAGCAGCAATTCCCACAGCATCTTGCTATTCTTCACTATTAAACTTGTTTCCTCTTTTTCCCCATTAAAAACAAGATATGTAATGAGTTTTCTTGCACGGAAGTCATCTCAGGTCACAAATCCAACGCTACCCTTTTTTCTAGCAGATAAACACACACGTAACACTCGAGCAAAGACTGAGATTTACACTCTGACACCTGCAGACACTCGCTGCTGTAGGCTTTTATCCTCAGGCACCTGGATAGCTGAGAATTACACAGAGAAACATATTCATTTGGGgaaaatacacatacacatcCTTCCCTGAGACAAGCCTTTTGTCCTGAGGCAGAGAAGAAAACTACTGTTGGATTACCGGGCTGGTTGTGGTAGTTTGGGCCCTTGGGGTTGCACCCTTCTCTCTTTGACCTCCTTTCCCCTCCCTTTGTAAAAGTGCGAGGCTGTGGCGATTTATCTGTGTTAACCACATGGCCCGCTGAAATTAGGATAGAGCAAATATGACTGATGTCATTATCTATGGACTGCAGAGTGAATGTCTCTGAATGTCATTTTGCGACTGCAGCGGCGTGTTTGTAAAGAGGTCAGGAGCGAGGATCGTCTTTTAAGAAAGCTATGAAATGAGTGGGGAAGAAAAAGGAACCTGTtctggtataaaaaaaaaaacagaatttcccCTTTGACAGTCTCCTCATCCAATAAGACATGCTGTATTTGTTCAAGACTTCTGCATACACCAACACAACTCTAAGCACTCCGAAATGAAACCAAGTAGACAAATGTAAACTTTTCAACCTTTGATATACTTTCATGCTTGATTTATTTGGTAAAAAGTAGTGAAACAACTCCAGTGGAGTGCAGCTGTGACATTTATATTTAAGCATTCACTTATCACTGCCATTTCCGAAATGGCTTCTTATTCTATTCAAGTGAGAccaatttaaagtttgaatatATAGTTTGGAAACTGTAAGATCTATAAAGATGACTTATACATGCATATGTAAGGCTAACTTTTCAAAACTCATTTTGAAACTGCTTCAGAAGTGAAATAGCAGCTTTATCTTTAAATAGTATGATGACATGGTAAGCACAGAGTGTAAGTAGCTTTCTCTTCACtgcattttcagtcactttagacaaaacaacaatagaaTAAGAGCAGCACAGCCATGTTCATGACTGTGTGAGACTGTACAAAGACACAGTCAGGCTGTTAGCATGTTAAACACAAAGTATCGCTAACTGGGAATCATTAAAGCTTGATTCATCCTAATGGGCACATCCATGAACATGTGCATTCATGGCAATCCATCGAGCAAATGTCGAGATATTTCACTCAAAACCATAAATGGGAATCTGCGAGCTGAATGAAAGGTCAGGGAATCATTAGTCATTCAAGTACGCACTGGTCagccataacattaaaaccaaaTGTCTTATATCATGTAGGTTCACCTAAGGCCACCAGAACAGCTGTGACCTGTCGAGGCCTGGACTCCACAAGACCTTTaaaggtgtcctgtggtatcagGCACCAAGGTGTTTGCAGCAGATCCTTTgaaggtcccatattgtgccGCTTTTCTACAAATTATTAACAGCCTCACGTGTCCccagaatgtgtctttcaaattttcaattaaaaaaaaaacaagactgtaTAAACTCTAGTTTTAGTCCTGTTCTAAGCATGCTGTTTCATTATCTGTAGCTCTAATTGCAGCTAAGTTGCTCTTGGGCATggccccttcaggaagaagactctctctgcatctgtgattgacagctcgGAGCAAATCAGTCAACACAGACGTGAATGAGTATGCGAAACATCTAAATTTCTCTCATCTCATCATGTTACTTGGAAATGTCGCCAAGTTTTTGGCAAAGCTGCTGTTGTGGTTATAAATTAAGTATTTTAACGGAGAGAGCAGCCGCTTGGACATGGCCATGAAGTGACTGCCTGTTAACATGTAGTCTTAATAGGTTGCATTACAGTCGCTATGTTGTACTCTGACAACAAAATCTTAAAACTACATGAATGAAAAGAGCTCTATTGGGAATTCAGCTGTGTTAAAAGGCAGCATATGTGAGCACAGATAATAGAGAagccaaaaaatgaaaacactgacCAGGCTAAGgttgcactgaaacaaaacaggagacaaagaaacacagtaaGTCACATAGTTCCTGTTTACTGGTTTCAAATGACTGTTTAAGTTCCCATCATCTCTAAACGTCCCTCAGCTTTACAGTTTTCAGAGAGCTCTAAACTGTGTGCATACAATAAAAGCTAATGGTAGTCACATTAACCGCAGATCACACGAACGCTGAGGAATTGGATCTTGAATTCATCAGATGCCAAAAGTGCATCAAGACTCTaatgttcactcttgcagccaacagcagaaacTTTAGTGTCCTTTGCTTGTTGGTTGAGACAGTTTAGAGTCATCAGTAGCAGCTGTCGAAAGAAAACAAACCTTGTGAGCTGTGAAACAGCTGCTCTCTTTGAATAGTTCACCTGGAAGCAGCAGGCAGTGAGGGGGCAGGATTATACAAAGTTTGAGCTCTCCAGCTATTGGTTCCTTAGTGGGAATGTAGCAGCTGAATAGAATCCCTTCTGGCTCGTAAACATTGTTTTGTTGAGGGGGGGTTGATGAATGGCAGAAGTAAAAATCATTATATCTCAACTGCTTTTATTTACACTttataaaacacaattaaaaatggATTGTCACTATAGAGGCCTTTAAGTGCCAGAAGTTGAAAGGTGGGTCCTCCATGGATTTGACTTCATTCTACCATAAATGTTTGATTCGATTGTAATATGAGGAATTTAGATGCCCGGTAACACCTtgaactctttgtcatgtttctcAGCCCATTCAAACTACCTTCCATCATAGCCAGCATATGGTTTTTGGCAATTTATCCTCTTTTGTAGGAACTGGACCACATGGGCAAACCTTTGCTCCCTACATGCATCAATGATCCTTTCACCAGTTCAGTGGTTGTCCCTCCTTGGAACACTTTTGGTAGGTATTAACCACTGCGTACAAGGAACACCCCACAAAGCTGGGTGTTTTGAAGTTGCTATGACTCAGGCGTTGAGCCATCACAAATCTAATCCTTATCATAGGTGCTCAGATCTTTATGTTGCCCAATTTTCTTGCTTCTAATCCATCAACATCCAGAACTAAGTGTTCACTTGCAGCCAAATGTATCCCACCCCTTGATTGGTGCCATTGTAACAAGATAATCAGTGTCATTTATTTCACCTGTCAGCTTAattaatgttgtggctaattGATATACCTTGTAGGGAAACCACAAATTTCAGTCAAAATTTTGTACCAGTCCATCAAGCATGCTGATATATATTTCACATGGTAACTGAAAACTTTGACCTCCCTCTGGTGCTAAAATAAAAGTCAAGGAATCAGCAAAGTCATCATGACTTGTCCTCTGGAGACAATAAATTTCCATGCCAATCTCCCCAAAGTGGTGGACCGGCCATTCTTAAGAACCAAACCTTCTGCCTGGCTAAAGACTCACTGGTGTGCTGACAGTGTTTCCATGCCTATTTTCACAAATATAGTTCTTGGGTGTTTCGACAAACAGTGCAGTAACTAGAGCATTGTTCTCCTCCACATGGCACGTCAAATCAATCATAAAAAGACGAGATAAATCCAGCAGTTGGTTTCAAGCTCTGAAACTGAACACTGGGTGAGTAACAAAACCCAGTCCTCATCCTGCACCATCAATTTTAATTCCGCATTTTAGTGCCACATAATTaccaaaaaacaatgaatacaaCACCCAGAGACATCAGCATCACTCTTAATTAcaccaaaaaatgattttaattaaattcGATTGAAATGCAATGCTATCTGATTAATACGCTTCCTGTTTCAGTTAAACAAATTTGCTGCAGGTCATGATGCTTCCCTCAGTTTTGCAAGTCAATTTGCATTTAAAGAAAAGATCCAACCATGGTGTTGCTTTCTACTAAGTGCCAGAAGCTGATTTTAAATACATCTGTCTTAgctggagacttttttttttacagttaagaTGAATTAACTCTAACCTCTTGTTTGCCTAATAGGAGAAACAACTCAAATGAAGTTTGCACAGCagagttttgtctgttttttaggTGTGGTTGATTTTCTAATGAATAACATGTTATGTACGTGCACCCTAAGGCacacagagaagcaaaacatGCGTCTGTAGCTGTATGTTTTCTACTGCACGTATGCAGTAGGTGAATGTTTGTTATTGCGCTGACCTACAGACCTTCTGACTGGGCCATAGAGAGTCTTGCAAAATCCGTTCCCATGTTGTTGTCGTGCCTTGAATGAGTGTGTCAGCCGGGCAttgaactttttttccattcacaCTATCTCTAAATGATGTGCAGTGGCCTGTACAAGCCTCCTCCTGAGCCACACCTCCTATGAAAGTAACCCAAAGTTAAACTTTTTCATcaacatgagaaaaaaacaaatgtgccACTAACCTCATTTCCCAAAAGCTGCCTATAtaagagaagagagaggaaaaagctTCTCTCCAAGGAGGATTGAGGTTGACTTCTGCATggtaaaaacatattttctcagCAAACTGCAGATATTTAGTGTCTTCTACAGTTTTTAGTGCACTTCTAATCACTCTGTCTTCACATTTGCTGATGTAATGCCGCATTTGGAGCATTCACATTTCACACCCAGCTCTCCAAATGCTCTTTATAGCATGAGTTGCATACGTTTTCGTGCCATTTTGAGTGTCTCTCTCTTGTTTCCACTTTCATTTCAGCTCTCCAGCCTCCTGCTCTGTGCGTCTGTCCCGGACGAAGGGGGCGGTGGGGTGGCGTCACGTCATATCAGCCGCcgcgctctgattggctgccgaTTCTCACCCGACACAGCTGTGATTGTTTTCTGCAGAGGAAGCTCTTGTCCCTGCTATGAGCTCTGTGCGCTGGAATGGAGTAGCACTGTGCGTgtggtgttgtgttgtgtttttccccccctcctctgcgtgtttgatgatgatgatgtgaacAAACAAGGTGATTGAAAGCCCTCGTTTGTGAGAAGAAAAGAGCAGCGAAGCAAAGCAGAGGGATCCTGGTTTAAATCGTTTTCTTCCTGGGAGAGGAGAGACACTGAAGACGAGTGGAGATCAAGGTAAAGGAGCGAGAATCAGCTTTCAACTTTCATCCCCTATACATGTCTAAATGTAACCACGATTACCTTCTCTAGCTACAAAAAGTGCCAAATGTCCAGACTGGAGGACCACTGCTGGAGCTGCTCCTGTTCACCCAAGGCTGAAACTAAGCACTCATCATCTGGAGCGAACTGGTTGGCATCCAAAGCCGAAGAAATGATGTCCATCATCACCTCGGTGCTCAGCAATGCCTACCTGTCCCTGCACGACGTCCGCACCGCCAACCTCATCCGCCGGGGTCTGGTCCTCTTCACGGTCGGGGCTTTCCTCGCCCTGGTGCTCAACTTGCTGCAGATACAAAGAAATGTCACCCTGTTTCCCGAGGAGGTGATGACAACTTTGTTTTCCTCCGCCTGGTGGATTCCGCCTTGCTGCGGCACAGGAGCCGGTGAGTGCTGCTTGGAAGCGTTAAATTAACATGTTCCGAATAGTTTCTGGAGGTTATCAGGAGTTTACTGCTAATTTTGGGGGATAAAGGAAtgcagagaggggaggggtTACAGTGTGGCAGCTTTCCCTTAGAAAGATAAATAGGGAAAGGACAAAATAATGTCATTACATGTGAGTTATCATTCATTTATAGGCGCTAGAAGTCAGAAAATGGAGTGTATGAGCTGCATTCGGATCACACGCCAAACTAGGTGGCCAAATAGTGCGATTTTAACACATGTACATCAGAATAAcaacacagttttgtaaacGCCTCTATCATCAGCTACTGTATGATCAGGTGGTCATTAGTCGTCATTCGGCATTGTTTTTGCGCGCTATTATATAAGCGTTGCTGTGTTGCTCTGTCTTGATGGTTTTGTCTGGCAGGCagctattaaaaaaacagactgtgCTACAGATGGTGCAGAGTCCTGCGCTCTGATTGGTCGCAACAGCCGGATACGAGGCGAGCTGCGCTCTGATTGGTTTTTGTCATAACGGGTGAGCTGAGGGGGCGGACGCTTTCGAGCAGGAACCCGGAAGTCAGAGAAAAAAGGGGGAAGAAAAAGAGCCGCTTCCTCACATGGCTCCTCCTCCCATGTGCTATAGGGcagaaaacaatccaaaaacaaGATGTAAcgtcatgttgtgttttgttggctTTAGTTGGTGTTTTATAAAAGTCTCTGTCGTGTAGCAATTTGTTTAAGGTCTTAACTGTGTTTACTTGGTGCATTTAATACTCAAGACTTAGTGTAGAAGAACTTTACTGTGGTGTTTTTAGTCCCTACCACCAATAGTGACTGCTTTTCAATTTAATAGGCAACTTTTTAATTCTTTAAGTGTCagacatttgataaaatgctcttctttcctctcccaaAGCTGAAGATaatgtctttaaatgtcttgttttgtttgacaaACAGTCCAAAATAGCAGGATACCCAGTTTATACAAAGAAATGTAGCATGTTTTCAGATGTTAAGAGCCTGAAACAATAAATGTTAGGCATTTTCCCCTTGACATAAGATTCAATTTGTGTATATTAACTAACCAAACCAATGAGTTTTAATTTCAATACAATATAAAGCTACACTAATGTTTGACAGCGAGGAAACTGAAAACTACACAGCTACTTTCTTGAATTGGCATTTGGAATTCAAAATATATGGCAAGCTATTATAATTTAACTAAAGATCAAGGTGATGTtaaattaatgtattttaatctGTCTGAGATtcaaatatatttgttttattgatgtcAGTGATTCAGAAAAAAGGCAAATCCTCATAAATAAGAACTGGGACTTACCTAATATGTGGTACTTTATCTTGTGCAGTGATGTAAACAAATTGAAAAGTTTCTAATTAGTTTTCTGTTTAGTTTCTCATCAGCTACTTGACTAATTGTTTCTTTTCCCTATTACTGTGCAAACACATACAGATTTATTACGTATTTGTGCTTCTAGgttcctttttttgtgttttctgaactGTACAGACTGTGTGGAGAATAACTCGTCTAAAAACTGCACACAGTCAAACAAATGGAAAGTTGAAGAAGCAAAATTAATGAATTAATCTGTAGTTCTTTTGTAAGTGGTTTTCAGCATATGCGCAGTAGGAGTGAGTCACTAATAATTGAAACGCATGCTCAGCAAATAATCTCTCACGGCTGCTCTCTTTGCGTTTCGCAGAGTTTCTGCTTATCTTGTATAATTCTGGTCTGTTTGTTCCTTTTTCGCAGCTGTCGTGGGTCTGCTGTATCCCTGCCTTGACAGTCATTTGGGAGAGCCACACAAGTTCAAGAGGGAGTGGGCCAGCGTCATGAGGTGCATCGCCGTGTTTGTCGGCATCAACCATGCCAGTGCTGTAT is a window encoding:
- the insig1 gene encoding insulin-induced gene 1 protein; this encodes MSRLEDHCWSCSCSPKAETKHSSSGANWLASKAEEMMSIITSVLSNAYLSLHDVRTANLIRRGLVLFTVGAFLALVLNLLQIQRNVTLFPEEVMTTLFSSAWWIPPCCGTGAAVVGLLYPCLDSHLGEPHKFKREWASVMRCIAVFVGINHASAKLDFDNNVQLSLTLAALSLGLWWTFDRSRSGFGLGITTAFLATLITQLLVYNGVYQYTSPDFLYVRSWLPCIFFSGGVTVGNIGRQLAMGGVEKPHMD